The Streptomyces sp. NBC_01244 genome contains a region encoding:
- the snpA gene encoding snapalysin: protein MRHSRNTTLSAVGLAVAAVLGAVVPGTTATASAGVGSPSTYAAYEQSKENQAANRAFFEAVQRSVAQQRAATPGLAAVTVTYNTRNAPSFRTQIARSTQIWNSSVVNVKLQEVSSGGNFAYYEGNDSRGSYASTNGHGQGYIFLDYRQNQQYNSTRVTSHETGHVLGLPDHYSGPCSELMSGGGPGTSCQNATPNSAERSRVNQLWANGLVASGLDAKG, encoded by the coding sequence ATGCGTCACTCCCGCAATACCACTCTGTCCGCCGTCGGGCTCGCCGTCGCCGCCGTCCTCGGCGCCGTCGTCCCGGGCACGACCGCCACGGCCTCGGCCGGCGTCGGCAGCCCGAGCACGTACGCCGCGTACGAGCAGTCGAAGGAGAACCAGGCCGCCAACCGCGCCTTCTTCGAGGCCGTGCAGCGCTCGGTGGCCCAGCAGCGCGCCGCGACCCCGGGCCTGGCGGCCGTGACCGTCACCTACAACACCCGCAACGCGCCGAGCTTCCGCACCCAGATAGCCCGCTCGACGCAGATCTGGAACAGCTCGGTGGTCAACGTCAAACTGCAGGAGGTGTCCTCGGGCGGGAACTTCGCGTACTACGAGGGCAACGACTCGCGCGGTTCGTACGCGAGCACGAACGGCCACGGCCAGGGCTACATCTTCCTGGACTACCGGCAGAACCAGCAGTACAACTCCACCCGCGTGACCTCGCACGAGACGGGTCACGTGCTCGGCCTGCCGGACCACTACTCGGGTCCGTGCAGCGAGCTGATGTCCGGCGGCGGCCCCGGCACCTCCTGCCAGAACGCCACCCCGAACTCCGCCGAGCGCTCGCGCGTCAACCAGCTGTGGGCGAACGGCCTCGTCGCGTCCGGCCTGGACGCGAAGGGCTAA
- a CDS encoding LysR family transcriptional regulator, which produces MELEVRHLRALCAIADAGSLHKAARQLGVSQPSLTTQLRRIERALDGELFLRERTGCRPTPFGRTILGRARPLLAEMAALVAEARALSRGPRLRIGSTASRALPGWLRRLHRRLPDTETDLMVDVSANALLRMTAAGRLDVAFVHEVEGSPLRVPPGLELRVLMEREPQFVSMSRDHPAAARSVVELRDLAADRWTVDPSVDGEWDGLRRVLAGAGLDPPLLHADYHTAASLIASGEAVAPCQPTSGMREDMAIRPLSGDPLAVRLLLATRPGVHAQVSEGVYEDLRAAYREAALGTPPYRAWLRRNASPLLAA; this is translated from the coding sequence ATGGAGCTTGAGGTCAGGCACCTGCGCGCCCTGTGCGCCATCGCCGACGCCGGCAGCCTGCACAAGGCCGCCCGGCAGCTCGGCGTGAGCCAGCCCTCCCTGACGACCCAGCTGCGGCGCATCGAACGCGCCCTGGACGGGGAGCTGTTCCTGCGCGAGCGCACCGGATGCCGGCCGACTCCCTTCGGGCGCACCATACTCGGGCGGGCGCGGCCGCTCCTGGCCGAGATGGCGGCCCTCGTCGCGGAGGCGCGGGCGCTGTCCCGGGGGCCCCGGCTGCGGATCGGTTCGACGGCCAGCCGCGCCCTGCCCGGCTGGCTGCGGCGGCTGCACCGGCGGCTGCCCGACACCGAGACCGACCTGATGGTCGACGTGTCCGCCAACGCGCTGCTGCGGATGACGGCCGCGGGCCGGCTCGACGTGGCCTTCGTGCACGAGGTGGAGGGCAGCCCGCTGCGGGTGCCTCCCGGGCTGGAGTTACGGGTCCTGATGGAGCGCGAGCCGCAGTTCGTGTCCATGTCCCGGGACCATCCGGCGGCGGCCCGGTCCGTCGTGGAGCTGCGCGACCTCGCCGCCGACCGGTGGACCGTGGACCCGTCGGTGGACGGGGAGTGGGACGGCCTGCGCCGGGTCCTCGCCGGCGCAGGCCTCGACCCGCCCCTGCTGCACGCCGACTACCACACGGCCGCCTCGCTGATCGCCTCCGGCGAGGCCGTCGCCCCCTGCCAGCCCACCTCCGGCATGCGCGAGGACATGGCGATCCGGCCGCTCTCGGGCGACCCGCTCGCCGTACGCCTCCTCCTCGCGACCCGACCCGGGGTGCACGCGCAGGTTTCCGAGGGGGTGTACGAGGACCTCCGCGCGGCCTACCGCGAAGCGGCGCTGGGGACTCCGCCCTACCGCGCCTGGCTGCGCCGCAACGCGAGCCCGCTGCTGGCGGCGTAG